One region of Natronobacterium texcoconense genomic DNA includes:
- the pyrE gene encoding orotate phosphoribosyltransferase, translated as MTNQELIDALRAADAVQFGEFELSHGGTSEYYVDKYLFETDPDCLEVVAEAFAERVDEDDKLAGVALGAVPLAAATSVAAGAPYVIARKQRKEYGTANLIEGRLEEGEEVVVLEDIVTTGTSLVDAIEALREAGATVNRALVVVDREEGGRENVEDADVEMEALVTASELLADRE; from the coding sequence ATGACGAATCAGGAACTCATCGACGCCCTGCGTGCGGCTGACGCCGTCCAGTTCGGCGAGTTCGAACTCTCACACGGCGGCACGAGCGAGTACTACGTCGACAAGTACCTCTTCGAGACCGACCCCGACTGCCTCGAGGTCGTCGCCGAGGCGTTCGCCGAGCGCGTCGACGAAGACGACAAACTCGCCGGCGTCGCCCTCGGTGCGGTTCCGCTCGCGGCGGCCACGAGCGTCGCGGCAGGTGCTCCCTACGTCATCGCGCGCAAGCAGCGCAAAGAGTACGGCACGGCCAACCTGATCGAGGGCAGACTCGAGGAGGGCGAGGAGGTCGTCGTCTTAGAGGACATCGTGACGACGGGGACGAGCCTCGTCGACGCGATCGAGGCGCTTCGAGAGGCCGGTGCGACCGTAAACCGGGCGCTCGTCGTGGTCGACCGCGAAGAAGGCGGTCGCGAGAACGTCGAAGACGCCGACGTCGAGATGGAGGCACTGGTGACGGCAAGCGAACTGCTCGCCGATCGGGAATAG
- a CDS encoding alpha/beta hydrolase gives MSLPRADEPHPDVQQFLEMYESVDVPDFGEVSPETARELFDQLRVGKEAEFDLHAVEDRTIDGPDSEIAIRYYEPRADPANDPLILYFHGGGWVIGSIETHDVTCRKLAAESGYPVVSVDYRLAPEHPFPAGLEDCYAALEWASENAPELDADPDRVVLAGDSAGGNLATAVALLARDRDGPEPAYQTLIYPSTGDVTETPAYEENAEGYFLTDDEIDWFADHYLEREIDRGNVYAFPRRAHDLSGLPPATIVTAGFDPLRDDGGAYVDRLEAEGVPVSHHHYDDVVHGFFGMVGGPIDLERAHEAYDDVVSDLHETLE, from the coding sequence ATGTCGCTACCGCGTGCGGACGAGCCCCACCCCGACGTCCAGCAGTTCCTCGAGATGTACGAATCGGTCGACGTCCCCGACTTCGGGGAGGTGTCGCCCGAGACGGCACGCGAACTGTTCGACCAGTTGCGCGTTGGTAAGGAGGCGGAGTTCGACCTCCACGCCGTCGAGGATCGGACGATCGACGGCCCCGACAGCGAGATAGCGATCCGGTATTACGAGCCGCGAGCCGATCCCGCCAACGACCCCCTAATTCTCTACTTCCACGGCGGTGGCTGGGTCATCGGCAGTATCGAGACCCACGACGTGACCTGTCGCAAACTCGCGGCCGAATCGGGGTATCCCGTCGTCAGCGTCGACTACCGGCTCGCGCCCGAACACCCCTTTCCCGCAGGGCTGGAGGATTGCTACGCCGCACTCGAGTGGGCGAGCGAGAACGCGCCCGAACTGGACGCCGATCCCGACCGGGTCGTCCTCGCCGGCGACAGCGCGGGCGGGAATTTGGCGACGGCGGTGGCGCTGCTCGCCCGCGACCGCGACGGTCCGGAACCCGCCTATCAGACACTGATCTATCCGAGTACCGGAGACGTCACCGAGACGCCGGCTTACGAGGAGAACGCCGAGGGGTATTTCCTGACCGACGACGAGATCGACTGGTTTGCCGATCACTACCTCGAGCGCGAGATCGACCGAGGAAACGTCTACGCCTTCCCCCGACGCGCCCACGACCTCTCGGGGCTCCCGCCGGCGACGATCGTCACCGCCGGTTTCGATCCGCTGCGTGACGACGGGGGTGCCTACGTCGACCGACTCGAGGCGGAGGGCGTTCCCGTCTCCCACCACCATTACGACGACGTCGTTCACGGCTTCTTCGGGATGGTCGGCGGTCCGATCGACCTCGAGCGCGCTCACGAGGCGTACGACGACGTCGTGTCCGATCTCCACGAGACGCTCGAGTGA